The sequence TCGCTCGTGGCGCGGACGAACAGGAAGACCGTTGCCGGCTGCGTCGATTGCTCGCCAGCGACAAAAACCGCGCCGAGCTGCTGATGATCACCGATCTGGAGCGCAACGATGTCGGACAGATCGCCGAAGTGGGTTCCGTCGACACGATTGCGCTATGCCGGCCGCGGGCGACGGCGGCAGTGTGGCATTTGGAATCGGTCGTGAGAGGAACCATGCGACCGTCCCTGAACTGGACCCACGCGATGCGTGCGCTCTTCCCCGGAGGATCGGTGACCGGCGCTCCCAAACGGCGTGCGATGGAGATTCTCGATCGATTGGAGCCAGTGCCACGCGGGGTCTATTGTGGCGCCCTGGGATGGGTCGATGCCGGAGGCAATGCCGAATTCGCACTGGCGATACGCACGGCGGTGAAAATCGGCCGCACGGTACGGATTTTCGGCGGCGGTGGGATCGTCGCTGATTCGGACCCCGACGATGAATACGACGAATCACTTGTCAAGATCGCCCCGATGATGGATGCTTTGCTCAACGATGACGACGAGGCGACTGCGCGCAGAGCCAACCTGGCGAACGCCGCGGCGACGACCCCATAGCGATTGTGCGGCGGCCTGCATCAACGGCCGAATCGTTTCTTCCCGATCGGCACTCATTCCCGTCGACGACTGGGGCTTCCTGTATGGGTGGGGCGTCTTCGAGACTATCCGTCTTCATCGCAGGCGGGCGCTGTTTCTGGATCGACACCTGGAACGGATGGAATCCACGGCGGCCGCATTGCGCCTCCCGGGGGGCGTCGCCCCGGACTCCTGGCGACAAGACGTCGAGCGAACAATTCGTCGCTCACAACTCTCAGAGGGGGCCATCAACCTATACTGGACGCTGGGTGCACCGGGAACAATCGCGTCAAGTCGAATTGTCTGCATTCGTCCGAGGCCGCGTATCCACCGCCGTCCATTGCGTGTCTGGGTCGCGCCGTGGCGCGTGGAGCCGACGTCACCGGGAGTCGGCGTCAAGACAATGGCGTACTTCCCAAACATGTTTGCGCTCTCGTGCGCCTGGCGGGAGGGCTACGACACCGCCATCCTCCTCAACACACAGGATCGCCTCGCCGATGCCGCTACATCTTCGGTTTTCATCATCGAAAAAGACCGCATCGTGACACCTTCGCTGGGCGAGGGGGCTCTGCCGGGTGTCACGCGCGGCTTGGTCCTCACCCTGGCAAGAGAATTGGGACTCAATCCACGCGAGGCACCGATCACTTGGCGACGGTTCCTCGCCTCTGACGGGGTCTTCCTGACCTCGACACTACGGAGTCTCTCCTTGGTGGGACAAATCGGTGATATCCGTTGTCGGCCAACACGTTCTGCCCTCCGGCTACTGGGAACACTGCAAGCACGATACAGCCGCTTGGTTTCAGCGGAGATTCGGCGCATCCCATCGGCGTTTTAGGGCCATCGATTTCGCTGTTGACAGACTCTGAAGCCGCCCGGATGTTTTAGTTGGCGGGGAGTCTAAATCCGAGAGGGGTAGGCCAATGATTACAAAGAGATTCTTGGGGCAAGGGATAGGTGTCTTCGTAGGTACCCTCCTGGTGTGCCTGGCGACCGACGCGCAGGCGCAGCGTCGGGGACCCGGATCATACGAAGCGGGCAGCGCGCCATATCAGCCGCCGCGCCGAATGGTTGATGCGCCGACGGCGGGAACGCTATTGAAGGGAACCTTCGATACCGAGCTGCGGGCATTTCCCGGGGGCGGCATGCTGGGGGTGCTGCAGGTCGGGCTGACCAATCAATGGATGATCGGTCTGGGATATGGCGGGACGCAAATCATCTCCGCGAACGATCCGAATTGGAATCCCCGCATGAACTTTCTGACCAAACTACAGTTGCTTGGCGAAACCGATATGATGCCCGCCATTGCCGTCGGATTCGAGGAGCAGGGGTTTGGGGCGTGGGTCGATTCGCTGGACCGTTATGAGAACAAATCGAAGGGATTCTTCGCGGTTGTGTCGAAGGGATACATCAGCCGCGGATTCATCTCCTCGATCCACGGGGGTGTCAATTATTCCCGCGAGTACGACGACAAGGACAAGGATGTGAACTTTTTCTTCGGCGCCGACATGCGATTTGAGAACAATTTCGGCTTCGTGGCCGAGTACGACATGGCCCTCAACGACGACAAGGAACCGTTATCGCTCGGCGAAGGGTACGGCTACCTCAATGCGGGAGTGCGCTGGACTGTGCTCAATCGCATTTTCATGGAGGGGCATCTGAAGGATCTCCTCTCCAATCGCAAAGACACCAAAACAATCGGCCGGGAACTGCGCATTATCTACGTGGAAGCCTTTTGATCGAGTGCGTGTATTCCGTACTTTTGTGCCCGTCGGCGATCTCGGTTCTTTCCGACGGGCACATTCTTTGCAGGCATGGGGGCGGTTGGGAGGGAACCCCTTCTGTCCATGGGGGTTTGATGAGTAGGCGGCCCGCTTTTTGGGCAGAGCGAGTATTGTCGACGAACACAAATGATGCGTCCCCAACCCATAATGAGCGGTCGTCGGTGGTTGCGGCTGTGCGCCGCGCCGCTGACACTGGTTGCGGTGTTCGGCTTGTTCGGGTGTTACACGGTCCTCAAACACCCGATCACGGCGCAGGAGGGACCGGAGCGCTCTCCGCATCCGCAGGAGTACTACCGCCAGAATTGCGTCGATTGCCACGCCGATTACAACGAGTACCCGTACGGGTACTTCTATGGCGAGTACCCGGAGCACTATTTCGAGTATCCGCGCTGGGGGCACTACTACGCGTATCCGTGGTGGTGGGATCACTACTGGTACGGCGATTCGCCTGACGAATCGGTGGATGGTGAGCAGGGTCCGATGGCGCCTCGACGGGGCGGAATGCTGCCGCCGTACATCCACGGCGCACCGGCAACCAATACCGGCGGACTGGGCGCGCGAGGGAGCTCATCTGGAGCCGGCACGCCTCCTCCCAAGGGTGGAACGGAAACCGGGACGGCCGGAACAGTGATTCGCGATGGACGGGTCAAGACGCGCGTCGTTGTGCCGGCGGAGTCGCCGGACGGTTCGGATTCAAATGGGACAGTCAAACAGACCGATCAACAGAAGGCGCCGCGTCGTGGCGGCGGCACACCCAGGTAGCCATGAGAATGACAGCGATTGCTTGCCGAAAACAGACTCCATTTGCAACACAGAAAGCTTCAACGTCGGGCGTGTTCCGGCGACTGGTGACGCATCCGGCACGCATGGCCGTTGTCCTGGGTCTCTGGGCGGTATCGGTTCCGTCGGCCTCGAGGGCACAAGTGTGCGACACCGTCGCGCTCTGTCAAGAGACGCTGTCCTCTGATTTCTTTGGTGTGGACGCGCGGGCCCTGGCGATGGGCAACACGGGGATCGCGTTGGGACACGATGGTTCGGCGATGATCTACAATCCCGCGAATCTGGCGCGCATCAAACGCATCGAGCTGCGCGCCGGGCTGTCGCACCAAAAGC is a genomic window of Candidatus Zixiibacteriota bacterium containing:
- a CDS encoding aminotransferase class IV encodes the protein MTTRRLRAEPTWRTPRRRPHSDCAAACINGRIVSSRSALIPVDDWGFLYGWGVFETIRLHRRRALFLDRHLERMESTAAALRLPGGVAPDSWRQDVERTIRRSQLSEGAINLYWTLGAPGTIASSRIVCIRPRPRIHRRPLRVWVAPWRVEPTSPGVGVKTMAYFPNMFALSCAWREGYDTAILLNTQDRLADAATSSVFIIEKDRIVTPSLGEGALPGVTRGLVLTLARELGLNPREAPITWRRFLASDGVFLTSTLRSLSLVGQIGDIRCRPTRSALRLLGTLQARYSRLVSAEIRRIPSAF